The sequence below is a genomic window from Nicotiana tomentosiformis chromosome 6, ASM39032v3, whole genome shotgun sequence.
ATGTATTTGAAATCCTCATTGTTCAGCTGCTTTAATAGAGGCCTCAAAGCTTTTAGCTTTAGTCATATATCTTTTATCTTGTTGTCAGCCATATTATTCCTCCATATTTGTTCTACCAGTGGTAAGAAGTTGTCATTCTTAGCCCATACGTTCAAAAATCTGAATGGTATCTTAATGTTCAGTTTTAGATGAGCCATAGCTAATACCATTGGAAAGTAGTCTGATATGAGTGGAACATCATATTCTACAAGTAAGTGCCCTTATTACATCATCCACTCATGATTTCCAAATGTTCTATCTATTCTACTGTAGATTCTATCAGTAACCATTTTGCTTATTAGTCCATGTATAGTAATCATCTTTTTATTGAAGTTCATTGAGCATTAAGCCTTGTATACAATCAACATAATCTTTAGTCTCTGCATAGGTCACTGGATTCCCAAACATTTTATCTTGTGGAGCCATTACTGCATTGAAATCACCAGTAACTAACCATGACATGTTTATACCTTGTGCCACCTCTTTCAAGTTCTCCCATAAGGTTGTCCTTTTCTCTATTGTATTGTAACCATATACAACAGTTAGCAAGCAATTCATAGTACCTGTATTACTTTTAACATGTCAGTATATTAGTTGTGCTTCAGTTCTGATCATTTGCACTGTATAGTAGTTTGGGTCCCAGCCTACCCAAATCCTCCCATTTCTTGCATCCTGATATTTTATTATGCTCTCCCATCTTGGCATTGTGTATTGGCAGATATTTTAGGCATTATGCTCTTTGACTCTTGTCtctaccagcccagccagtttgATGTTATTATTCTTCATATAGTTCCTCAATTCCTTTTGTTTATATCTCTTATTTACACCTCTAACATTCCAGAATAACCACTTCATAGAGTAAGATTTGGATCCCTACCCCTATCCAGGAGTATGAATTTGTTATCACTATGCCCCTTTCTACTTGGTTCGGATCCATGTCTTGAAGGTGTTGCTCTAAGCTCAGGAAAGTTGTGGAGGTTAAAAGCTGGACTTGCATTAGTTTAGCCCTCTGTGTGTTGGGTAATAGCATGCCCTCCTGCCTCTGCTGATTGGTGTACCTGTGTTCCCCTTGTTCTTGAACTTTCTGGTTGTTCTGAGATTTGTGTTCTTAGTTCATTTTCAGTTATTATCCTCTTCTGTTTAGGACCCTCTTGTTGTCTCTTCTGCTGGAGAGGTTGTGCTAGTGCTGTATTTTGATCTACAGCTGGTGCTGTCGGGCCCTTGGTTCTCCACTCATAAGTGACAAATTTATTATCTCTTTTCCTCTGTTATTGTGGCACTGGAGGTTTTGCTCTGATCTGGCAACTGTGACCAACAATCTGGCATTTGTCACAAAACATAGGCTTCCAATCATAAGTTACATGATGCTGAAACTTCCTTCCTTTTGGGTCTATCACAGTGATTTCCTCAGGCAATGTTCGACTCACATTCACTTCAATTAGCATACGAGCATAGGATATCCTTGTTTGTTTAGTAGTGCATTCATCAGCATACAAAGGTGTGCCTAGGACACTGGAAATTCTGCTCAATGATTTACTACTCCAACAACTCATTGTTAGATTAGGAAATTTTACCCATAGAGGAATGTTAGTTGGAAACTCCTTACTAAAATCAAATTCGGGCGTCCAAGGTTTCAAGATTATTGATCTATTGTTTATTGTATATGGTCCAACATAGAAGATTGCAATGCATATCAGTGATAGAATGAAACTTGAGCAAATAATAGCCCTCTTAATGATAATAAACATCAGGATTAGCAACTTTAGACCAATTTTGTTCAATGTAACAACACATTGCATCATATCGTGGCATCTCACCAATGATATAAAGCTATTAATGCACATCTCCACTTCTCTTCCTCTGGTGCTACTTCCTCTTCTTCCAATTGCACTACTGGTTGACCATCTACCAGTTGGGGAGGGATGTATGAAAGGGTCATGCTATTAGCAGCTGACCTATTACCTTTAAATAAATTAGTCCATGTTCCCATCTGCTTTGGATCCTCTACTCATTTGTGATTGTCTTGTTTTGCTTCCGTCACTGTTCCATTGGTTACTGTAGCATTTCCTCCCAATGGTTGTTGAGTAGTCTTTGCTGCACTCATCTCCGTTTCCATTGCCATTTATGTATTCTCTACTTCCTTGGTCAATATCATCCCTTTAATTGGCTTAGGATTAGCACTTGATAGTCCCTCAATTGACCTAGAGTTTGTAATTTGGGGGTTTTCTCCTTTAGAGCTAGGAGTTATTTCACCACTTAATTGCAGTCGTTGTGCCACTCTTTTTGGAATTGTTGCAGATCCCAGTGTATTGGTTCTCTTATCCTCTATTATCTGAATTGGAGTAGTTTCTGTTATCTTAGGTCGAGCTTCTTCTGTTTGCACTCAAGCTCCCACTGAGCTTCCAAAAGCAACTAGCGGAACTTTCTTAGGTCTTCCTTGTCGTTGTCCCCGTACTCACCCTCTTGCCATGGACGATACGTGCACCGGTCGCATGAGAGAGCAGAGAGAGAAGAAGAATAGTGAGATGACACACACACCCAATTCGTTTTGACCCGTCCATTTGCCCCCCTACATGCCCCTACAGTCAAATAAAGCTACTCCTACTATATATGAGCTTGCAGCAGACAAAGGAGAAAGAGTGTCCTCCGACTCTCATATATTTTTTATTCCCACTAACACCCTTCCTTTCCCAGTCTCTTTATGTAGTTGGAGACTTAGAAAAAAGAAATGGAGTAACCATTTTTGTGGCTTAACAAACAAAGATCATGAACCTAATCATCCCTTTACACGTTTTGGAATCCAATAAACTAACGGTAATTAAGCACCAAAGCCAAATGTTGTTCTGCCTAAGTAACAACATGCCCTCTATCAGTTTCATATCTCACAAAGGAGAAGTTTGTATGATGTACATTCATATTAAAAAACATTGCAAATTAAACTATTTTGCAGCAGCAGGGAAAAATCAAAGACCTTCTGAACACTATGGTATTACAAACTTTCTCCAACAAAAAACCAGACTCCTATGCATGAAGTCAAGTGTGCAACTAAAAAACTGAAAAGTTGCATTAGTACAGAAACTCGCGATAGCTCTCATTTGTAGGTTGTCATCCCCACACCGGCTTCTCCACCATATGGTCCGGGGCTACCCCTGGCCTTGGAGTAAGACACGTAGTAAAACTCTGAGATTATGCTGCTGAAGAAAATGAAAGCTGCTCCAGCTGCAAAAACTCCCTTTCTCACCCTCTCACAAGACACAGGCTTATCATTAAACAGTAGTGATGATCTATACTTTGTGTGGTAAGCATTCCTAACCGAACCAGCCAACAAGCACACCTCGGCAATGAAAAACGTAACCCTGAAATATAAGTCAgatcagtggcggagccagaattttcacATAGAGATTCTAGAATCAAGATATATGATAACATGTTATCAT
It includes:
- the LOC138893697 gene encoding uncharacterized protein, encoding MGTWTNLFKGNRSAANSMTLSYIPPQLVDGQPVVQLEEEEVAPEEEKWRCALIALYHCFILSLICIAIFYVGPYTINNRSIILKPWTPEFDFSKEFPTNIPLWVKFPNLTMSCWSSKSLSRISSVLGTPLYADECTTKQTRISYARMLIEVNVSRTLPEEITVIDPKGRKFQHHVTYDWKPMFCDKCQIVGHSCQIRAKPPVPQ